A stretch of the Marivirga tractuosa DSM 4126 genome encodes the following:
- a CDS encoding C40 family peptidase, whose translation MISIGEKGICRLSIVPVRAEASDASEMVTQLLFGDHYAVTEFSSDSKWIKIKIYFDSYEGWIDAKQYHFITDEYFEQINNSDYKICTDLTASILYHKNLLPVTMGAIIPISTNEIFAIEEHLGFNGEAKSLSARRDFDFLKSISKKYMNAPYLWGGKSPFGIDCSGFTQIVFKICGYSLKRDASQQVQQGKGVDGLENALPGDLAFFRNEHKKVTHVGILLENQEIIHASGKVKIDFLDENGIFNAEQKGYTHYLTDIKRVLA comes from the coding sequence ATGATTTCAATTGGGGAAAAAGGTATTTGTAGATTAAGTATTGTTCCAGTGCGAGCAGAAGCATCCGATGCTTCTGAAATGGTTACACAGTTATTATTTGGGGATCATTATGCCGTTACGGAATTTTCAAGTGATTCTAAATGGATTAAGATTAAAATTTACTTTGATAGCTATGAAGGTTGGATAGATGCAAAGCAATATCATTTCATAACAGATGAGTATTTTGAGCAAATCAATAATTCAGATTATAAGATATGTACAGATTTAACGGCAAGTATTTTATATCATAAAAATTTATTGCCCGTTACAATGGGTGCCATTATTCCAATCTCAACCAATGAGATATTTGCTATTGAAGAGCATTTGGGTTTTAATGGCGAAGCAAAATCTTTAAGTGCGAGACGAGATTTCGATTTCTTAAAAAGCATATCCAAAAAATATATGAATGCGCCCTATTTATGGGGTGGAAAATCTCCTTTTGGCATTGATTGTTCCGGTTTTACACAAATTGTTTTTAAAATCTGCGGTTACAGTTTAAAGCGAGATGCTTCTCAGCAAGTACAGCAAGGGAAGGGTGTAGATGGTTTGGAAAATGCGCTGCCTGGCGATTTAGCTTTCTTTAGAAATGAGCATAAAAAAGTAACGCATGTGGGCATTTTACTTGAGAATCAGGAGATTATTCACGCTTCTGGCAAAGTAAAAATTGATTTTTTAGATGAAAATGGTATCTTCAATGCTGAACAAAAAGGATACACACATTATTTGACAGATATTAAAAGAGTATTAGCATGA
- the tsaD gene encoding tRNA (adenosine(37)-N6)-threonylcarbamoyltransferase complex transferase subunit TsaD, which yields MDINILAIESSCDETSAAVVQNGKVLNNIIATQSVHEKYGGVVPELASRAHQQHIVPVVEQALSGANISKKDLKAVAFTQGPGLLGALLVGSSFAKSLSSALKIPLIGVNHMQAHILAHFIEDPKPNFPFLCLTVSGGHTQIVKVNDYLDMEILGETKDDAVGEAFDKIAKIIGLPYPGGPMIDKQAKNGNHQAFQFPETEMPGFNYSFSGIKTAVLYFLQNNSQKNANFVADNLDDICASVQHRLIMTLLQKLKKASKHTGIKEVAIAGGVSANSYLRKMLAETGEELNWNTYIPKFEYCTDNAGMIAMTAHFKYQKQEFLGMDAAPIPRMKFSIDTIK from the coding sequence ATGGATATCAATATTTTAGCCATCGAATCTTCCTGTGATGAAACTTCTGCGGCAGTTGTACAAAACGGGAAAGTACTTAATAATATTATCGCTACTCAGTCGGTTCACGAAAAATATGGAGGCGTAGTTCCCGAACTGGCTTCCCGTGCGCACCAACAACATATTGTACCTGTTGTAGAACAAGCACTTTCCGGTGCAAATATAAGCAAGAAGGATTTAAAAGCAGTGGCTTTTACCCAAGGTCCTGGTTTATTGGGTGCATTATTGGTGGGGAGTAGTTTTGCTAAGTCGTTGTCATCAGCTCTGAAAATACCCTTAATTGGAGTAAATCATATGCAAGCCCATATTTTGGCACATTTTATAGAAGATCCTAAGCCAAACTTTCCTTTTCTGTGCCTAACAGTAAGTGGGGGACATACCCAAATTGTGAAAGTCAATGATTACTTGGATATGGAAATTTTAGGTGAAACCAAAGATGATGCTGTAGGCGAAGCGTTTGATAAAATAGCCAAAATTATAGGTTTGCCTTACCCAGGTGGACCGATGATAGACAAACAAGCTAAAAATGGAAATCATCAAGCATTCCAATTTCCTGAGACGGAAATGCCAGGATTCAATTACTCATTCAGTGGAATTAAAACTGCGGTTTTATATTTTCTTCAAAATAATAGTCAAAAAAATGCCAATTTTGTAGCGGATAATCTGGATGATATTTGTGCTAGCGTTCAGCATCGCTTAATCATGACTTTACTGCAGAAATTAAAAAAAGCATCTAAACATACAGGAATAAAAGAAGTAGCCATAGCAGGCGGAGTGTCTGCAAATTCTTATTTAAGAAAAATGTTAGCTGAAACAGGAGAAGAGTTAAATTGGAACACTTACATCCCAAAGTTTGAGTATTGCACAGATAATGCTGGTATGATAGCCATGACAGCTCATTTCAAATATCAAAAGCAAGAATTTTTAGGAATGGATGCTGCACCAATACCAAGAATGAAATTTTCAATTGATACCATCAAATGA
- the smpB gene encoding SsrA-binding protein, with translation MSDKKEFSTSVTVKNKKARFEYEWLDTYLTGIVLQGTEIKAIRLHKVSLQEAYCYIHRGEVFVKGMHIGHYELGTHYNHEEKRERKLLLKKQEIEKIRKRMEEKGLTLIPTKLFINNRGLAKLEIALAKGKKMHDKRDSIKEKDMKRELSKMKF, from the coding sequence ATGAGTGATAAAAAAGAGTTTAGTACTTCGGTAACCGTAAAAAATAAGAAAGCTCGATTTGAGTATGAATGGCTGGATACTTATCTAACTGGTATAGTTTTGCAAGGGACTGAAATAAAAGCTATTAGATTACATAAAGTCAGTCTACAAGAAGCCTATTGCTATATTCACAGAGGAGAGGTATTTGTCAAAGGAATGCACATTGGGCATTATGAATTAGGTACTCATTACAATCATGAAGAAAAGCGTGAACGTAAATTGCTCCTAAAGAAGCAAGAAATAGAAAAAATAAGAAAACGGATGGAAGAAAAAGGCTTAACCCTTATTCCAACTAAACTTTTTATTAACAATAGAGGATTAGCTAAGTTGGAAATAGCCTTGGCAAAAGGTAAAAAAATGCATGATAAGCGAGACAGTATTAAAGAAAAAGATATGAAGCGTGAACTGTCCAAAATGAAATTTTAG
- a CDS encoding thioesterase family protein — MKEIFIKGDKKSHTFQVKAQDVAHFEQEAVHDVCATFTLAREIEWTTRLFVREMLEDGEEGIGTHLNIEHLSPALIGNDVEIEAEFSGIKDREIVCKYVVKVGERLVATGSTGQKILQKNKLAQLFDSLSK, encoded by the coding sequence ATGAAAGAAATTTTTATAAAAGGAGATAAGAAATCCCATACTTTTCAAGTAAAAGCACAAGATGTGGCACATTTTGAACAAGAAGCCGTACATGACGTATGTGCTACTTTTACTTTAGCCAGAGAAATAGAATGGACAACACGTTTATTCGTTAGAGAAATGCTAGAAGATGGAGAAGAGGGGATAGGAACACATTTAAATATTGAACATTTATCTCCTGCTTTAATTGGCAATGATGTTGAAATTGAAGCAGAATTTAGTGGTATTAAAGACAGGGAAATAGTGTGTAAATATGTAGTAAAAGTTGGAGAAAGGCTTGTAGCTACAGGTTCTACAGGTCAGAAAATCCTTCAAAAAAATAAATTAGCCCAACTTTTTGATAGTTTATCAAAATAA
- a CDS encoding translocation/assembly module TamB domain-containing protein has product MKEEQNITQGIKKGIAKAILWVFLILFFSLSVIVLAMQSSAVQTKVAQYGSNYLSEKLGFDISIEKINIEWFDQITLSGLYVKNKDKSRFIDLKKIWIDYDIKQLINDESILFDNLRLQDGRIMLIREKGDDYFNIDYLVEAIRNLSAPTNDSSNKAVKNLLIREASLSNINLGVINLDTDSIKDGFNYNQFVLHELNADLSNFFSKSDTIQIQINQLSAIDSVTNLTIHHLNSNFEISQSRLSLTKLNLEVNNSIIADSIVFNYNSMNDLSYIIDSVNINANFKNSVIHTEDLALFAPYVKKYDDKINLSGKFNGKIKRFSAKDLNMKFGESSFLQGNVRIDGLPNFSESFIDLKLTNSSLTPADLQQYVNDSISFQRIQNFGITNFRGSFIGFPTDFVADGVFTSPLGRVESDLNLKIAKDSRNSTYKGSLSTYNFDLGKFLDADSIFQKVQMTGNIQGSGFTLETAKLNLNATINLIGINGYEYQNIITNAELASEFFNGKLKINDPLLKFQMDGSIDLRKNKNLINVTADLDTINFKDLNITKDDFILTAKGNLNGRGITLDSIEGNTSLQKIYAVYKDNSLQLDSLTVNTSKNDGFRKLKINSDLFRAKIDGEYQFTQLQKDLFRTVKEYRLNIENNKDDIENYYNTIDPDVNLEEYAVNFDFRIKKINPLIQLFIPQLSVQNGAEIKGQFQNGENSTIFIESTFDTVKYENYIFSKNTIDLNFSKYHLSQDVLGIGFINSERQQLNSNINSENLSMELYWTGREINFSTYLDQFQSKNQLNISGNLMFLQDSLSLSIEKSDIQVFSKSWNFVKNNYLKITGNNYIFKNFGISSNDERIVANGELSKDSTKSLLIEIDSFNVENIDELVEEHDFKGIANGFIDIQNFQNQFLLSTELSLLNFYLDEFLIGNINGFSNWQPNEQKLLMDYTVQRQDKDIIRLEGTFAPSLSVNPLNLNAKLRKTNLVIVEPFINTIFSDMKGEVDGEFSITGNLNRPVVNGTGKITNGGIRVNYLNTYYDYIGNINFNQEKVTFENIQLTDDQGNKGFLNGDLLHDGFTDLRLDLLGNMNELKVLNTSAKDNELYYGTAFVTGNVSFSGSVGNLTIDAQAKSESGTRIFIPVESSSSIEREEYIHFINVKDTANNNTKKINRIEEVDIRGVTMNFDLELTPDAYAEIIFDIKSGDIIRGRGNGKLSMNIDTNGAFSMIGDYTLTEGGYNFTLYNIINKEFSIQPGSQITWDGDPYKANLDIQAVYEQNVSLLPIINLEQDSTLANSPELKRRYPAKVLLDLKGDLLQPEVDFDINFINYPDQIYTEAGTSFPLRTSVTAFEAELEADEQELKRQVFSLIILRRLSPRSSFAVSGSVGNSVSEFLSNQLSYWVTQIDENLEIDVDLGSFDEDQFNTFQLRLSYSFLGGRLRITRDGGFTQGETDNVNQEILGILGDWSVEYLLTPDGKLRAKIYNRTNFNALDRINNTASTSTGVSLVHVTSFDQLREIFENNKEEKKKNSEKKKEEKEEEPQNINSDAVLREEDENSE; this is encoded by the coding sequence TTGAAAGAAGAGCAAAATATAACGCAAGGTATTAAAAAAGGTATTGCAAAAGCAATATTATGGGTATTCCTTATTCTATTTTTTTCATTAAGTGTTATCGTCCTGGCAATGCAATCCTCTGCAGTCCAAACCAAAGTAGCCCAATATGGTAGCAATTATCTGAGTGAAAAATTAGGCTTTGATATCAGCATCGAAAAAATCAATATTGAATGGTTTGATCAAATCACATTGTCTGGACTTTATGTAAAAAATAAAGATAAGAGCAGATTTATTGATCTTAAAAAGATTTGGATTGATTATGATATTAAGCAGCTCATCAATGATGAAAGCATACTTTTTGACAATTTAAGATTGCAAGATGGCAGGATAATGCTCATAAGGGAGAAAGGAGATGACTATTTCAACATAGATTACCTTGTAGAAGCCATCAGAAATTTATCTGCACCGACAAACGACAGCTCTAATAAGGCGGTTAAAAACTTATTAATCCGTGAGGCCTCACTCTCCAACATTAATTTAGGAGTTATCAATTTAGATACCGATAGTATTAAGGATGGCTTTAATTATAATCAATTTGTTTTACATGAGCTAAATGCTGATCTGAGCAATTTCTTTAGCAAGTCAGATACTATTCAAATTCAGATAAATCAGTTATCAGCAATAGATTCTGTGACGAATCTAACTATTCACCATTTGAATTCAAATTTCGAAATTTCTCAGAGCAGACTTTCTTTGACTAAACTCAATTTGGAAGTTAATAATAGCATCATCGCTGATTCGATTGTATTCAATTATAACAGCATGAATGACCTCTCTTATATAATTGATTCGGTCAATATTAATGCGAATTTCAAAAATTCTGTGATCCATACGGAGGATTTAGCACTTTTTGCCCCTTATGTTAAAAAATATGACGATAAGATCAATCTCTCTGGAAAATTCAATGGGAAAATAAAAAGGTTTTCAGCAAAAGATTTGAACATGAAATTTGGTGAATCAAGTTTTTTACAAGGAAATGTGAGAATTGACGGACTACCTAATTTTTCAGAGTCATTTATTGATTTAAAGCTAACTAATTCATCTTTAACACCAGCTGATCTTCAACAATATGTAAACGACAGTATCTCCTTTCAAAGAATTCAAAATTTTGGGATTACCAATTTTAGAGGAAGTTTCATAGGATTCCCAACTGACTTTGTTGCAGATGGTGTTTTCACTTCTCCTTTAGGCCGAGTGGAATCAGATTTGAATCTAAAAATCGCAAAGGATTCGAGAAATTCAACCTACAAAGGAAGCCTTTCTACTTATAATTTTGATTTAGGTAAATTTCTTGATGCTGATTCTATTTTTCAAAAAGTACAGATGACGGGAAATATTCAAGGCAGTGGTTTCACATTAGAAACTGCCAAGTTGAATTTGAATGCCACTATCAATTTAATAGGAATAAATGGGTATGAATATCAAAATATTATCACCAATGCTGAATTGGCATCAGAATTTTTTAATGGTAAGCTTAAAATAAATGATCCCCTTCTAAAATTTCAGATGGATGGATCTATTGATTTAAGAAAAAATAAGAACTTGATAAATGTAACGGCAGATTTAGACACCATTAACTTTAAAGACCTCAATATCACCAAAGATGATTTCATTTTGACAGCAAAGGGAAATCTTAATGGTAGAGGAATAACCTTAGATAGTATTGAAGGTAACACTTCATTGCAAAAAATCTATGCAGTTTATAAGGACAATTCTCTTCAGTTAGATTCGCTAACAGTCAATACTTCCAAAAATGATGGTTTCAGAAAATTGAAAATCAATTCTGACCTTTTTAGAGCCAAGATTGACGGTGAATATCAGTTTACTCAACTTCAAAAAGATCTTTTTAGAACAGTAAAGGAATACCGACTTAATATTGAAAATAATAAGGATGATATTGAAAATTATTATAATACAATTGATCCAGATGTAAATTTGGAAGAGTATGCTGTGAATTTTGATTTTCGAATTAAGAAAATCAACCCTTTAATTCAACTTTTTATACCTCAACTTTCAGTACAAAATGGTGCTGAAATTAAAGGGCAATTTCAAAACGGTGAAAACAGTACTATTTTCATTGAATCAACTTTTGACACAGTGAAATACGAGAATTATATATTCTCCAAAAACACTATAGATTTAAATTTCAGTAAATACCATTTGAGTCAGGATGTATTGGGAATAGGCTTTATAAATTCTGAAAGACAACAATTAAATAGCAATATCAATAGTGAAAATCTGAGCATGGAACTATACTGGACTGGTAGAGAAATCAATTTCAGTACTTATTTGGATCAATTTCAAAGTAAAAACCAACTCAATATCAGCGGAAATCTAATGTTTTTGCAAGACAGTTTAAGCCTATCAATAGAAAAGTCCGATATACAAGTCTTTTCAAAAAGCTGGAACTTTGTAAAAAACAATTACCTGAAAATTACTGGCAACAATTACATCTTTAAGAACTTTGGGATTTCTTCAAATGATGAACGCATCGTAGCAAATGGTGAACTTTCCAAGGATTCTACAAAATCTCTACTGATTGAAATAGACAGTTTCAATGTTGAAAATATTGATGAGCTAGTAGAAGAACATGATTTCAAAGGTATAGCAAATGGATTTATAGATATACAAAATTTCCAAAATCAGTTTTTGCTGTCCACTGAATTGAGTTTGCTGAATTTTTACTTAGATGAATTTTTGATTGGTAACATTAATGGCTTTTCTAATTGGCAACCCAACGAACAAAAATTATTGATGGACTACACAGTCCAGCGCCAAGATAAAGACATTATAAGACTGGAAGGCACTTTTGCTCCTTCCCTATCGGTAAACCCCCTAAACTTAAATGCAAAACTGAGGAAAACAAACTTAGTGATAGTTGAGCCATTTATAAACACTATTTTTTCGGATATGAAAGGTGAAGTTGATGGCGAATTTAGCATTACCGGCAATTTAAATAGGCCGGTTGTCAATGGGACAGGAAAAATTACCAATGGCGGAATAAGAGTTAATTACTTGAACACCTATTATGATTATATAGGCAATATAAATTTCAATCAGGAGAAGGTTACTTTCGAAAACATTCAACTCACTGATGATCAAGGGAACAAGGGTTTTCTAAATGGTGATTTATTACATGATGGATTTACTGATCTAAGGTTAGATTTATTAGGGAACATGAATGAATTAAAGGTACTCAATACTTCAGCAAAAGATAATGAATTGTATTATGGTACTGCATTTGTAACTGGAAATGTATCTTTTTCAGGAAGTGTGGGAAATCTAACGATAGATGCCCAAGCAAAATCAGAAAGCGGAACTAGAATTTTCATTCCGGTAGAAAGCAGCTCCTCAATTGAGCGAGAAGAATATATTCATTTCATCAATGTGAAGGATACCGCAAATAACAATACCAAAAAAATCAATAGAATTGAAGAAGTAGACATTAGAGGGGTAACTATGAATTTTGATTTGGAACTTACTCCGGATGCTTATGCCGAAATCATCTTTGATATTAAATCAGGCGATATTATCCGGGGCAGGGGAAATGGCAAACTCAGTATGAATATTGACACCAATGGGGCTTTTTCTATGATAGGAGATTATACACTAACTGAAGGAGGCTACAATTTTACTCTCTATAACATCATCAATAAAGAATTTAGCATTCAGCCTGGTAGCCAGATCACTTGGGATGGAGATCCATATAAAGCTAATCTCGATATTCAAGCGGTTTATGAACAAAATGTATCCTTATTACCAATTATTAATTTGGAGCAAGACTCAACCCTTGCTAATTCTCCAGAACTGAAAAGAAGGTATCCAGCTAAAGTTCTTTTGGATTTGAAAGGAGATTTATTACAACCAGAGGTAGATTTTGATATTAATTTTATCAACTACCCAGATCAGATCTACACTGAAGCGGGTACAAGTTTTCCCTTAAGGACTAGCGTAACCGCCTTTGAGGCAGAACTCGAAGCTGATGAGCAAGAATTAAAGCGACAAGTATTCAGTTTAATAATTCTACGAAGACTCTCTCCACGTTCATCATTTGCTGTGAGTGGATCAGTAGGTAATTCCGTGAGCGAGTTTTTATCTAACCAATTAAGCTATTGGGTAACACAAATTGATGAAAACCTTGAAATCGATGTTGATTTAGGCTCATTTGATGAAGATCAATTCAATACCTTCCAGTTAAGGCTATCTTATAGCTTTCTGGGTGGAAGACTAAGAATAACAAGAGATGGAGGATTTACTCAAGGAGAAACCGATAATGTAAACCAAGAAATTTTAGGTATTCTGGGAGATTGGTCTGTTGAATATTTGCTAACCCCTGATGGAAAGCTTAGGGCTAAAATCTATAATAGAACTAATTTCAATGCTTTGGATCGAATCAATAATACTGCCTCTACTAGTACAGGAGTCAGTTTAGTACATGTAACTAGCTTCGATCAATTGCGAGAGATTTTTGAAAATAATAAAGAAGAAAAGAAGAAGAATTCTGAGAAAAAGAAAGAAGAAAAAGAAGAAGAGCCCCAAAATATCAATTCAGATGCGGTTTTGAGAGAAGAGGATGAAAATTCAGAATAA